The proteins below come from a single Marinobacter sp. MDS2 genomic window:
- the betA gene encoding choline dehydrogenase → MKFDNEFDYVVVGTGSAGCVLANRLSESGEHQVLVLEAGRRDDTWKIHMPAALMYNLMDDKYNWYYHTEPQKYLNNRKLYWPRGKVWGGGSTLNAMVYIRGHAYDYDRWHDEGAKGWRYQDVLPYFRKAESREKGADDYRGGNGPLNVHTGDEPNPLFGAFLEATKQAGYPYTEDMNGYQQEGFGEMDMTIRKGKRWSAAQAYLRPALNRPNLTAETGAMTTRILFEGEKAVGVEYIQNGKTLRVAARKEVIVSGGAINSPQLLMLSGIGAADELKEHNIPVVADRPGVGKNLQDHLEIYVQHKSTQPVTLYKYTTQPGKTIAGVKWFLNHDWGACRTAHLEAGGFIRSEAGVQHPDIQYHFLPSQVIDHGRKDAECHGYQAHVGPMRPTSRGFLKLRSANPTDHPIIDPKLLSTERDRWEMRQSIKLTREIFAQSAFDPFRGEELRPGASATTDEDIDAFVREYADSAYHPSCTCKMGAADDPMAVVDEEARVYGVSNLRVVDASIMPSVVSGNLNAPTIMLAEKCADHILGRELLPPSSAPVWEHPDWKNAQR, encoded by the coding sequence TTGAAGTTTGATAACGAATTTGACTACGTGGTTGTAGGCACCGGTTCCGCCGGCTGCGTGCTGGCCAACCGGTTGAGCGAAAGCGGTGAGCACCAGGTATTGGTGCTGGAAGCGGGCCGCCGCGACGACACTTGGAAGATCCACATGCCTGCGGCGCTCATGTACAACCTCATGGACGACAAGTACAACTGGTACTACCACACCGAGCCGCAGAAATACCTCAACAACCGCAAACTGTACTGGCCTCGCGGTAAAGTCTGGGGCGGCGGTTCCACCCTGAACGCCATGGTGTACATCCGCGGCCACGCGTACGACTACGACCGCTGGCACGACGAAGGTGCAAAAGGCTGGCGCTACCAGGACGTACTGCCCTACTTCCGCAAAGCCGAAAGCCGGGAAAAAGGTGCCGACGACTACCGCGGCGGCAACGGCCCGTTGAACGTGCATACCGGCGACGAGCCCAACCCGCTGTTCGGGGCGTTTTTGGAAGCCACCAAACAAGCCGGCTACCCCTATACTGAAGACATGAACGGCTACCAGCAGGAAGGCTTCGGCGAAATGGACATGACCATTCGCAAAGGCAAGCGCTGGAGCGCAGCCCAGGCCTACTTGCGACCCGCGCTGAACCGTCCGAATTTGACGGCCGAAACCGGTGCCATGACCACCCGCATCCTGTTTGAAGGCGAAAAAGCCGTGGGCGTGGAATACATTCAAAATGGCAAAACCCTTCGCGTAGCCGCCCGCAAAGAAGTCATTGTCAGCGGCGGAGCCATCAACTCACCGCAGCTGCTGATGCTTTCAGGCATCGGAGCGGCAGACGAACTGAAAGAGCACAACATACCGGTTGTGGCCGATCGCCCGGGCGTTGGCAAAAATCTTCAGGATCACCTGGAAATCTACGTGCAGCACAAATCCACCCAACCGGTCACGCTGTACAAGTACACCACCCAGCCGGGCAAAACCATCGCTGGCGTGAAGTGGTTCCTGAACCACGATTGGGGCGCTTGCCGCACAGCACATCTGGAAGCCGGTGGTTTTATTCGCTCAGAAGCGGGCGTACAGCACCCGGACATTCAGTACCACTTCTTGCCGTCTCAGGTGATCGACCACGGCCGAAAAGACGCGGAATGCCACGGCTATCAAGCCCACGTTGGCCCCATGCGCCCGACCAGTCGCGGCTTCCTGAAGCTGAGATCCGCCAACCCGACCGATCACCCGATCATCGATCCAAAGTTGCTCAGCACCGAGCGGGACCGCTGGGAAATGCGGCAGAGCATCAAGCTGACCCGTGAGATTTTCGCCCAGAGCGCCTTCGATCCGTTCCGTGGCGAAGAACTCCGGCCCGGTGCCAGCGCCACGACAGACGAAGACATCGATGCCTTTGTCCGGGAATACGCAGACAGTGCGTACCACCCGTCCTGCACCTGCAAAATGGGCGCGGCCGACGACCCCATGGCGGTTGTTGACGAAGAAGCCCGGGTATACGGCGTGAGTAACCTGCGCGTGGTGGATGCCTCCATCATGCCGAGCGTGGTCAGCGGCAACCTGAATGCGCCCACCATCATGCTGGCCGAGAAATGCGCCGACCACATTCTCGGTCGCGAACTACTGCCACCCTCGTCAGCCCCCGTGTGGGAGCACCCGGACTGGAAAAACGCACAACGATAA
- the betB gene encoding betaine-aldehyde dehydrogenase, which produces MTLPIYQSFINGQPMANQSGERFDVVNPATGQVIYQVEQADESVMKAAVESAREGFNAWSAMSGLERGRILNRAANILRERNDALAKIEVLDTGKPWQEASVVDVVTGADSVEYFAGQASSITGESQHLGPDFFYTRREPLGICAGIGAWNYPLQIACWKSAPALACGNSMIFKPSEETPLGAIKLAEIYIEAGVPAGVFNVAQGDHRVGQMLTAEPAIAKVSFTGEAKTGRTVMADSASSLKSVTMELGGKSPLVVFEDTNLEQAVSAAMLGNFYTQGEVCTNGTRVFVQRSIYNAFLDELVKRTENNIIAGDPEHPDTNFGALISAKHRDLVMKYIDSGKAQGARLLTGGTALQPAGCEGGYFVAPTVFADCTDDMTIVREEIFGPVMSVLPFDTEEEVIKRANDTDYGLAAAVFTTDTTRAHRVIHQLEAGICWINSFGASPAEMPVGGYKLSGLGRENGRETLAHYTQTKSVYVGMAPLEAPF; this is translated from the coding sequence ATGACGCTGCCCATTTATCAATCGTTTATTAACGGCCAACCCATGGCCAATCAAAGCGGTGAACGGTTTGATGTCGTGAACCCGGCAACCGGCCAGGTGATCTATCAGGTTGAACAAGCCGACGAATCCGTGATGAAAGCCGCCGTTGAGAGCGCCCGGGAAGGTTTTAACGCTTGGTCCGCGATGAGCGGTCTGGAGCGCGGGCGCATTCTCAACCGCGCTGCCAACATCCTGCGCGAACGCAATGACGCGCTGGCGAAAATCGAAGTGTTGGATACCGGCAAACCCTGGCAGGAAGCCAGCGTAGTAGACGTAGTAACCGGTGCCGATTCGGTGGAGTACTTCGCCGGCCAAGCCTCCAGCATCACCGGCGAAAGCCAGCACCTAGGGCCAGACTTTTTCTACACCCGCCGCGAGCCACTGGGCATCTGTGCAGGCATCGGTGCCTGGAACTACCCGCTGCAGATCGCCTGCTGGAAATCCGCGCCGGCGCTGGCCTGCGGCAACAGCATGATCTTCAAGCCGTCAGAAGAAACCCCACTGGGCGCAATCAAGCTGGCCGAGATCTACATCGAAGCCGGCGTACCGGCTGGCGTGTTTAACGTGGCTCAAGGCGACCACCGAGTGGGACAAATGCTGACCGCCGAGCCCGCCATCGCAAAAGTGTCCTTTACTGGCGAAGCAAAAACCGGTCGCACCGTGATGGCCGATTCCGCCTCGTCACTGAAATCCGTCACCATGGAACTGGGCGGCAAATCCCCGTTGGTGGTTTTCGAAGACACTAACCTGGAACAGGCCGTGTCTGCCGCCATGCTCGGCAACTTCTACACTCAGGGCGAAGTGTGCACCAACGGCACCCGGGTGTTCGTACAGCGTTCGATTTACAACGCCTTCCTCGATGAACTGGTAAAGCGCACCGAGAACAACATCATCGCCGGTGATCCAGAACATCCAGACACCAACTTCGGTGCCCTGATCAGCGCCAAGCATCGCGACTTGGTGATGAAGTACATCGACAGCGGCAAAGCGCAAGGGGCGCGATTGCTCACCGGTGGCACAGCACTGCAACCCGCCGGCTGCGAAGGCGGGTATTTCGTGGCCCCCACCGTGTTTGCCGACTGCACCGACGACATGACCATTGTGCGGGAAGAAATCTTTGGCCCGGTGATGTCGGTACTGCCGTTCGATACCGAAGAAGAGGTGATCAAGCGTGCCAACGACACCGACTACGGTTTGGCCGCAGCGGTCTTCACCACCGACACCACCCGCGCCCACCGCGTGATTCATCAGCTGGAGGCCGGCATCTGCTGGATCAACAGCTTTGGTGCCTCACCCGCCGAAATGCCGGTGGGTGGCTACAAGCTTTCAGGTCTGGGCCGCGAGAACGGTCGCGAAACCCTCGCGCATTACACCCAGACCAAATCCGTATACGTCGGCATGGCCCCGCTTGAGGCCCCGTTCTGA
- the betI gene encoding transcriptional regulator BetI produces MARIGVETIRRQQLIDATLQVIEEYGFQGATIGKIAAVSGLSVGIVSHYFGGKQGLLEATMRHLLSSLQQDVSKLMADRPNTPRERLMAIVDANFSGVQTHAQSSKTWLAFWTQAMHSPDLMRLQRVNERRLLSNLMFYLRDLMPEPQVRSTAQTIAALIDGFWLRAAMSEGRIEPSQAVTLCKTYIDQAIQANNGAS; encoded by the coding sequence ATGGCAAGAATCGGAGTAGAAACAATTCGGCGTCAGCAACTCATCGATGCAACGCTTCAGGTCATTGAAGAGTATGGTTTCCAAGGCGCAACCATCGGGAAAATCGCTGCGGTTTCCGGTTTGTCTGTGGGCATTGTCAGTCATTATTTCGGGGGCAAGCAGGGTCTGCTCGAAGCCACCATGCGGCATTTGCTGTCTTCGCTTCAGCAAGATGTATCCAAACTGATGGCAGACCGGCCCAACACCCCGCGGGAACGGCTGATGGCCATTGTCGATGCCAATTTCTCCGGCGTTCAGACCCACGCTCAGTCATCAAAAACCTGGCTGGCGTTCTGGACCCAAGCCATGCACAGCCCGGATCTGATGCGATTGCAACGCGTGAACGAGCGCCGCCTGCTGTCCAACCTGATGTTCTATTTGCGCGATCTGATGCCAGAGCCGCAAGTGCGCAGCACCGCTCAGACCATTGCGGCCTTGATCGACGGCTTCTGGCTTCGAGCGGCCATGAGTGAAGGCCGTATTGAACCCTCACAAGCCGTCACCCTGTGCAAAACCTATATAGACCAAGCCATTCAAGCAAATAACGGAGCTTCCTGA